A section of the bacterium SCSIO 12696 genome encodes:
- a CDS encoding sensor domain-containing diguanylate cyclase encodes MNYPIPENEEARIKALAEYQLLDTLPEQEYDDIVQVAAQVCKTSMSTVVLVDKKRNWLKAKYGTDQDSVPREMGICTHVILQRDMMVVNDTHKHPVFKDLEVVTKAPHIRFYAGVPIFNPQQHALGTLCVLDHQPKALTQAQQDSLKALSRFVGSLFDMRRSLVKQEFENKLLQKYHSDITQVNNELKALSLSDELTGLRNRRAFNQELKREFASHKRYSTPLSLLLLDLDNFKQVNDNYGHQAGDKALEIVANLMLPVFRDSDLLARYGGEEFAVLLPNTNLADAQKAAERIRRAIANNHCCPQKLTVSIGAASADEFDDAARLIKQADEALYRAKQQGRNRVCL; translated from the coding sequence ATGAACTACCCTATTCCCGAAAACGAAGAAGCACGTATCAAAGCGCTGGCAGAGTATCAGCTGCTAGATACACTTCCCGAGCAGGAGTACGACGATATTGTGCAGGTGGCCGCACAAGTCTGTAAAACCTCGATGTCCACTGTTGTGCTGGTCGACAAGAAACGTAACTGGTTAAAAGCAAAGTACGGCACCGACCAGGATTCTGTCCCCCGTGAAATGGGAATCTGCACCCATGTGATTTTACAGCGCGACATGATGGTGGTGAATGACACTCACAAACACCCGGTTTTTAAAGATTTGGAAGTAGTTACCAAAGCCCCGCACATTCGTTTTTACGCTGGCGTCCCTATTTTCAATCCACAGCAACACGCTTTGGGCACCTTGTGCGTGCTCGACCACCAACCCAAAGCCCTGACACAAGCCCAACAGGACAGCCTTAAAGCTCTATCGCGCTTTGTCGGTTCCCTGTTTGATATGCGCCGCTCTCTGGTTAAGCAAGAGTTCGAAAACAAGCTTTTACAGAAGTACCACAGCGACATCACCCAAGTTAACAATGAGTTAAAAGCGTTGAGCTTAAGCGACGAGCTGACTGGCTTGCGCAACAGGCGCGCATTCAATCAGGAGTTAAAACGGGAATTTGCCAGCCACAAGCGTTACTCAACCCCTTTGTCACTGTTGCTGCTTGATCTGGATAATTTTAAGCAGGTCAATGATAACTACGGCCACCAAGCAGGTGATAAAGCTCTGGAAATCGTGGCCAACCTGATGCTGCCCGTTTTTCGCGACAGCGACTTGTTGGCCCGCTATGGCGGCGAAGAATTTGCTGTGCTGTTACCTAACACCAATCTTGCCGATGCCCAAAAAGCAGCAGAGCGAATTCGTCGCGCCATTGCCAACAACCACTGTTGCCCACAAAAGCTGACGGTAAGTATTGGCGCGGCTTCTGCCGATGAATTTGATGATGCCGCAAGACTCATCAAACAAGCTGACGAAGCCTTGTACAGGGCCAAACAGCAGGGGCGTAATCGCGTCTGCCTTTGA
- a CDS encoding AbgT family transporter: MNTNNNVEYDEGTPKGGWFARFLGVVEWLGNLLPHPVSLFALFTLFIYLLSGLLGYLEVSVADPRPVGAAGREADGVIEVISLVNAEGLQRIMAGLVTNFTGFAPLGTVLVALLGVSVAEHSGLLSALMRGMVVNASRRTVTVLVVFAGIISNTASELGYVVLIPLAAMIFHSLGRHPLAGLAAAFAGVSGGYSANLLLGTIDPLLSGITEAAAHMIDPNYVVGPEMNWFFMIISTFLITGLGAFVTEKIVEPRLGTYNASEASINLGEQKVESLTVQEKRGLKAAGVTFLVICALLALSIVPENGILRHPETGAVAGSPFLKGIVVMIFVVFALPGFAYGKVAGTMKNDRDVIDAMAKSMGSLKLYIVLVFFAAQFVAFFKWTNLGTVLAVKGAAALQAMGLDGPEVFIFFILMCAMVNLSLGSASAQWAVTAPIFVPMLMLVGFAPETIQAAYRIGDSVTNIITPMMSYFGLILAIATQYKKNLGMGTLIATMLPYSMVFFVGWTILFYLWVFVLGMPVGPGAETYYQP, translated from the coding sequence GTGAATACCAATAATAATGTTGAATACGACGAGGGGACTCCAAAGGGTGGCTGGTTTGCCCGTTTCTTAGGTGTGGTGGAATGGCTGGGCAACTTATTGCCTCACCCGGTCAGCCTGTTTGCTTTGTTTACCCTGTTTATCTACCTGCTTAGCGGTTTGCTGGGGTATCTGGAGGTGTCGGTGGCTGACCCACGCCCGGTGGGAGCAGCAGGGCGTGAAGCGGATGGTGTGATTGAGGTGATCTCCCTGGTTAACGCCGAGGGCTTGCAACGCATCATGGCCGGGCTGGTCACTAACTTCACCGGGTTTGCGCCACTGGGTACGGTACTGGTGGCATTGTTGGGGGTTTCTGTGGCCGAGCACTCTGGGCTGTTGTCCGCCTTAATGCGGGGCATGGTGGTCAATGCCTCACGCCGCACGGTAACGGTGTTAGTGGTGTTCGCGGGTATTATCTCCAATACCGCCTCTGAATTGGGCTATGTAGTGCTGATCCCGCTGGCGGCAATGATCTTCCACTCCTTGGGCCGTCATCCATTGGCGGGTTTGGCTGCCGCCTTTGCCGGGGTATCCGGTGGCTACAGCGCTAATCTGTTGCTGGGCACCATCGACCCACTGCTGTCGGGCATTACCGAAGCCGCCGCCCATATGATCGACCCCAACTATGTAGTTGGCCCGGAAATGAACTGGTTCTTTATGATTATCAGTACCTTTCTGATTACCGGCCTGGGTGCGTTTGTGACGGAGAAAATTGTCGAGCCGCGGCTGGGTACCTATAACGCCAGTGAAGCGTCGATCAATCTGGGTGAACAGAAGGTTGAATCCCTGACTGTTCAAGAGAAGAGGGGCCTGAAGGCGGCAGGTGTCACCTTCTTGGTTATATGCGCTTTGTTGGCACTATCCATCGTGCCGGAGAACGGAATTTTGCGTCACCCGGAAACTGGCGCAGTGGCTGGGTCGCCTTTCCTCAAGGGCATTGTGGTGATGATTTTTGTGGTATTCGCGCTGCCAGGTTTTGCCTACGGTAAGGTTGCAGGCACCATGAAAAACGACCGCGATGTCATCGACGCCATGGCGAAAAGCATGGGCAGCCTCAAGCTCTATATCGTGCTGGTATTTTTCGCCGCTCAGTTTGTAGCCTTCTTCAAATGGACTAATCTCGGCACCGTATTGGCAGTAAAAGGCGCCGCAGCTTTACAGGCCATGGGCCTGGACGGCCCGGAAGTGTTTATCTTTTTTATTCTGATGTGCGCCATGGTCAACCTGTCCCTGGGCAGCGCCTCAGCGCAATGGGCGGTTACCGCACCGATCTTTGTGCCCATGCTAATGCTGGTAGGCTTTGCCCCGGAAACCATTCAGGCGGCGTACCGGATTGGTGACTCGGTGACCAATATCATCACCCCCATGATGAGCTACTTTGGCCTGATCCTGGCCATTGCTACTCAATACAAAAAGAATCTGGGTATGGGTACCTTGATTGCTACTATGCTGCCGTACTCCATGGTGTTCTTTGTGGGCTGGACGATTTTGTTTTACCTGTGGGTCTTTGTGCTGGGAATGCCGGTAGGGCCGGGGGCGGAGACTTATTATCAGCCTTGA